A section of the Entelurus aequoreus isolate RoL-2023_Sb linkage group LG21, RoL_Eaeq_v1.1, whole genome shotgun sequence genome encodes:
- the aatkb gene encoding serine/threonine-protein kinase LMTK1 isoform X1, with product MRRMRKMLMLLTFAALWDNTCAMDSAGGAAPGQEWLWSLVSACALVGLVVFTLTCLCCKKTRTRTRTRTRTGFTEFHNVQDGEDFHAHMAPDGPDVYILPLTQVSLPVARQPALPVQLQKSSNLSRHNLLYLKEIGNGWFGKTSHLLSVDKQIKSPSLPRLSPSSSTCVCHDLVLLGELNQNLRSSQVVVKELKASASVKEQMYFLEEIQAYRVLQHSSLLQCLAQCTEVTPYLLVMEFCPLGDVKGYLQSSRSAESVAPEPLLLQRMACDIASGLLHLHKHNFTHRDLALRNCLLTADATVKIGDYGLSHTKYRDDYFVTSDQTFVPLRWIAPELVDEVHGNLLVAEQTQQSNIWSLGVTIWELLELGNQPYSHYSDQQVLAYALREQQLRLSKPMLKVPLAERWYEVMQFCWLPPDQRPIAEEVHLLLSYLCAKGASEAKDDFERRWNSMRPSAGHNIRSGSPMMTREQLSSTSSSFPLLERFSGTDGYHSESGDDILTITETSHGLNFEYRWEQARAEQSYGGQNSSSGLSQVSHHEAFYPPVGIVGGCLNHEASPSCYQPKLLHAPGVLPVFSAHGPSVNSEYYIRIEEPVDCNMEPEYTMCSYSPDCQGSSGSFLTGSADSDEMMVCPTQAKILDPFWSADMHKSDVYDSNESSPAISLTMEPLLGQVADSSPLRPWESSHYVSYKDQDGGYYYEHTSPVDIEHYLMGGEMSTEQLYESWGSRSLRQALGELETPVGITPSFSSPIEEAYSDSYLDTTQTSILDKTVTGGYYDMMGSLRKTMPSHSRHNSHSVSINVETEGALFIGRRESDSEEEEEEDIFIERYTCNTWPSKHRHRNVVHPRRASQSGRQDTYVDFQYTMPSTDIEDSWPEERSLAFHSLPKSVNYLEQHQAKDSSCLSRHRATATLEGCEAFVYLCHQSETQGAPPRDCCHSHFVDPLTGMLVRGSNYCYAPNDYICDKVINISSNEEMINLSPAPGGPTVSKAALIKPEGGGDIYVDLRTHVAPCEETKKALLVTKPTIDQDMTQTSPPPAGNTHIMVVLTDPPSEKSQTGDSGLDRGCSSVSLTDILDCSDNEDDDMTDDITDIPSGIFADDASPAFKSLQKQVGTPDSMEAMEVPSAAGLCEGSSPASRPSCSPKAMDSGYDTENNESPEFVPKEPHEPRDQATTQLASLEEDEAQEISPEEEASFDDSQSRDHTLLPLSLETPHSDSAYFSDYENEHQSKNEEEQLHYKEEETPETNHGSRHREHSCPAQSGTLERADCDCDDLLDSSGGLEEWPSQEENLSLGDWAAEVVGAMEEALDALNGQPEEEEEEEEEEGEQFCQPPEKRPGIEVLHILPKDEVALQHAANTRRSSLSSPPPPSLVDGEEAVKEDDDSDDSDETDEELKTYSVQEEESEDESYVVPVVVCDDSHALKLRGLLKTQTLLNLHEELERKKRTVSFFDDVTVYLFDQESPTKELAAHGLPLATEGLGKYPERVSDDSSDGNVSEESAGLEWEDDFPLLPLPTSSATLDSPPHSGPAKAQETQPAVKFSRFTVSRFSITHVSDSDVDSVGGSSEDGDKE from the exons atgaggaggatgaggaagATGCTGATGCTGCTGACGTTTGCCGCGCTTTGGGACAACACCTGCGCCATGGACTCAG CAGGTGGCGCCGCACCTGGCCAAGAGTGGCTGTGGTCTCTGGTGTCCGCCTGCGCCCTGGTCGGCCTGGTGGTCTTCACGCTGACCTGCTTGTGCTGCAAgaagaccaggaccaggaccaggaccaggaccaggaccggcTTCACG GAGTTCCACAATGTCCAAGATGGCGAGGACTTCCACGCTCACATGGCGCCGGACGGCCCGGATGTTTACATCCTGCCTCTCACCCAGGTGTCCCTGCCGGTCGCTAGGCAACCCGCTCTGCCGG TCCAACTCCAGAAATCTTCCAACCTGAGCCGCCACAATCTCCTGTACCTGAAGGAGATCGGAAATGGCTGGTTTGGGAAG ACGTCTCATCTCTTGAGTGTTGACAAGCAGATAAAATCTCCTTCTCTTCCTCGTTTATCACCATCATCTTCCACCTGTGTCTGCCATGATTTG GTTCTTCTGGGGGAGCTCAATCAGAACCTGCGAAGCAGTCAGGTGGTGGTCAAGGAGCTGAAGGCCAGTGCCAGCGTCAAGGAACAGATGTACTTCCTAGAAGAAATACAAGCTTACCG GGTGCTGCAGCACTCGTCTCTGCTGCAGTGCCTGGCCCAGTGCACTGAGGTCACGCCCTACCTGCTGGTCATGGAGTTCTGTCCACTG GGTGATGTGAAGGGTTATCTGCAAAGCAGCAGGTCTGCAGAGAGCGTCGCCCCCGAGCCGTTACTTCTCCAGCGAATGGCGTGTGACATCGCATCAGGACTTCTGCACCTGCACAAGCACAACTTCACTCACAG AGACCTGGCTTTGAGGAACTGCTTGCTTACAGCCGATGCTACAGTGAAGATTGGCGACTATGGCTTGTCCCACACCAAGTACAGG GATGACTACTTTGTGACATCTGATCAGACTTTTGTGCCCCTGCGCTGGATCGCACCTGAGCTGGTGGACGAGGTGCACGGAAATCTGCTGGTGGCCGAGCAGACCCAACAGAGTAACATCTG GTCTCTGGGAGTGACCATCTGGGAATTGTTGGAGCTGGGAAACCAGCCTTACAGCCATTATTCTGACCAACAAGTTCTGGCCTACGCCTTGAGGGAGCAGCAGCTGCGACTATCCAAACCGATGCTCAAAGTTCCTTTGGCTGAACGATG GTACGAGGTGATGCAGTTCTGCTGGCTCCCGCCTGATCAGAGACCCATCGCTGAGGAGGTCCATTTGCTGCTGAGCTACTTGTGTGCCAAAGGTGCCAGCGAGGCCAAAGATGACTTTGAGAGGCGCTGGAACTCCATGCGGCCCAGTGCCGGACACAACATTCGCAGCGGATCCCCGATGATGACGCGCGAGCAGCTTTCGTCCACCTCCTCCTCTTTCCCTCTGCTTGAACGATTCTCAGGCACTGACGGATACCACTCAGAGTCTGGGGATGACATTTTAACGATCACTGAGACCAGCCATGGCCTGAACTTTGAGTACAGGTGGGAGCAGGCCCGGGCAGAGCAGTCATACGGAGGCCAGAACTCCTCCAGTGGCCTCAGTCAAGTCAGTCATCATGAAGCATTTTATCCACCGGTGGGGATTGTGGGAGGCTGCCTCAATCATGAAGCTTCTCCTTCTTGCTACCAACCTAAACTTCTGCACGCTCCTGGTGTACTTCCTGTCTTTAGCGCCCACGGCCCATCAGTAAACAGTGAATACTACATCCGCATCGAAGAACCCGTAGACTGTAACATGGAGCCTGAGTATACCATGTGCTCTTACAGTCCAGACTGCCAGGGAAGCAGTGGCAGCTTCCTCACCGGCAGTGCAGACTCAGATGAAATGATGGTCTGCCCAACTCAGGCTAAAATCCTAGACCCCTTCTGGTCAGCAGACATGCACAAATCAGATGTCTATGACTCAAATGAGTCCAGTCCTGCTATCTCTCTGACAATGGAACCCCTTTTAGGGCAGGTTGCAGACAGCAGCCCTCTACGACCATGGGAGTCCAGTCACTATGTGTCCTACAAAGATCAAGATGGAGGTTACTACTATGAGCACACGTCACCTGTGGACATAGAACACTATCTTATGGGGGGTGAGATGTCCACTGAACAACTTTATGAAAGCTGGGGGTCAAGGAGTCTTCGCCAGGCATTGGGCGAGTTGGAGACCCCAGTGGGAATAACTCCGTCTTTCAGTAGTCCCATTGAAGAGGCCTACAGTGACTCTTACTTGGACACAACACAAACCTCAATCCTCGATAAGACAGTGACAGGAGGCTACTATGACATGATGGGCTCCCTGAGGAAGACCATGCCGAGCCACAGCAGGCACAACAGCCACTCGGTCAGCATCAACGTGGAGACAGAAGGGGCGCTCTTCATTGGACGCAGGGAGAGCGAttcagaagaggaagaagaagaggacataTTTATAGAGAGGTACACTTGCAACACATGGCCTTCTAAACATCGCCATCGCAACGTTGTGCACCCAAGACGAGCGAGCCAGAGCGGCAGACAAGACACCTATGTGGACTTTCAATACACAATGCCGAGCACAGACATCGAAGATTCCTGGCCTGAGGAGCGCAGCCTGGCCTTCCACAGTCTACCCAAGTCTGTCAACTACCTGGAGCAGCACCAGGCTAAAGACAGCAGCTGTCTGAGTCGACACCGTGCGACCGCAACCTTGGAGGGCTGTGAGGCCTTTGTCTACTTGTGTCACCAGAGTGAAACCCAAGGAGCGCCACCAAGAGATTGCTGCCACTCACACTTTGTCGACCCACTCACTGGCATGCTAGTCAGAGGCAGCAACTACTGCTACGCTCCGAACGACTACATCTGCGACAAAGTTATCAACATCTCGAGCAATGAAGAGATGATCAACCTTTCGCCGGCACCGGGGGGTCCAACTGTGTCCAAAGCTGCCTTGATCAAGCCTGAGGGCGGTGGAGACATATATGTGGATCTCCGAACACATGTGGCCCCTTGCGAAGAGACCAAGAAAGCGCTACTAGTGACAAAGCCTACAATAGACCAAGATATGACTCAAACATCTCCACCGCCTGCAGGCAACACGCACATCATGGTGGTCCTCACAGACCCGCCGTCAGAGAAGAGTCAAACAGGAGACAGCGGTCTCGATCGAGGCTGCTCCAGCGTAAGCCTTACGGACATCCTGGACTGCAGTGACAACGAAGACGATGACATGACTGATGACATCACTGATATCCCTTCAGGGATCTTCGCAGACGATGCTTCTCCTGCCTTCAAGTCACTACAGAAGCAGGTGGGAACACCAGATTCCATGGAGGCTATGGAGGTACCGTCTGCAGCCGGTTTATGTGAGGGTTCCAGCCCAGCCTCCCGCCCTTCCTGTTCCCCCAAAGCAATGGACAGTGGCTACGACACAGAAAATAATGAGAGTCCAGAGTTTGTCCCAAAGGAACCTCATGAACCCAGAGACCAAGCTACAACACAGCTTGCGAGTCTGGAGGAGGACGAGGCACAGGAGATATCACCAGAAGAAGAAGCATCCTTTGATGACTCCCAGTCACGTGACCACACCTTGTTACCACTGAGTCTGGAGACGCCACACAGTGACTCTGCCTACTTCTCAGACTATGAGAATGAACATCAGTCCAAGAATGAGGAGGAGCAACTGCACTATAAAGAAGAAGAAACCCCAGAGACGAATCATGGAAGCAGACATAGAGAACATTCTTGTCCAGCACAAAGTGGAACATTGGAAAGAGCAGACTGTGATTGTGACGACTTGCTGGATTCTTCAGGTGGACTCGAGGAGTGGCCATCGCAGGAGGAGAACTTGTCTCTTGGAGACTGGGCAGCAGAGGTTGTTGGAGCCATGGAGGAGGCTCTTGATGCCCTTAACGGACAgcctgaggaggaggaggaggaggaggaggaagaaggagAACAATTCTGTCAACCTCCCGAAAAAAGACCAGGGATAGAAGTCCTGCACATCTTACCCAAAGATGAGGTGGCCTTGCAACACGCGGCCAACACAAGAAGGTCATCTTTATCTTCTCCTCCACCTCCATCTCTTGTTGATGGGGAGGAGGCGGTCAAGGAGGACGACGACTCCGATGACAGTGATGAGACGGATGAGGAGTTGAAGACCTACAGTGTCCAAGAGGAGGAGAGCGAGGACGAGTCCTATGTGGTACCCGTGGTGGTGTGTGACGACAGCCACGCCCTCAAACTGCGAGGCCTCCTCAAGACGCAGACTCTGCTCAACCTCCATGAGGAGTTGGAGCGCAAGAAAAGGACGGTGTCCTTCTTTGATGATGTCACCGTCTATCTGTTTGATCAG GAGAGTCCTACTAAAGAGCTGGCTGCTCACGGACTCCCTTTGGCCACAGAAGGTCTCGGAAAATATCCTGAGAGGGTCTCTGACGACTCATCAGACGGGAACGTCTCCGAGGAGA GTGCAGGCTTGGAGTGGGAGGACGACTTTCCGCTGCTTCCGCTGCCAACGTCCTCGGCCACTCTGGACTCGCCTCCCCACTCCGGCCCCGCCAAAGCTCAGGAGACGCAGCCGGCCGTGAAGTTTTCTCGCTTCACCGTGTCCCGCTTCTCCATCACGCACGTCTCCGACTCGGATGTGGACTCTGTTGGAG GAAGCAGCGAGGACGGGGACAAGGAGTGA
- the aatkb gene encoding serine/threonine-protein kinase LMTK1 isoform X2, whose translation MRRMRKMLMLLTFAALWDNTCAMDSGGAAPGQEWLWSLVSACALVGLVVFTLTCLCCKKTRTRTRTRTRTGFTEFHNVQDGEDFHAHMAPDGPDVYILPLTQVSLPVARQPALPVQLQKSSNLSRHNLLYLKEIGNGWFGKTSHLLSVDKQIKSPSLPRLSPSSSTCVCHDLVLLGELNQNLRSSQVVVKELKASASVKEQMYFLEEIQAYRVLQHSSLLQCLAQCTEVTPYLLVMEFCPLGDVKGYLQSSRSAESVAPEPLLLQRMACDIASGLLHLHKHNFTHRDLALRNCLLTADATVKIGDYGLSHTKYRDDYFVTSDQTFVPLRWIAPELVDEVHGNLLVAEQTQQSNIWSLGVTIWELLELGNQPYSHYSDQQVLAYALREQQLRLSKPMLKVPLAERWYEVMQFCWLPPDQRPIAEEVHLLLSYLCAKGASEAKDDFERRWNSMRPSAGHNIRSGSPMMTREQLSSTSSSFPLLERFSGTDGYHSESGDDILTITETSHGLNFEYRWEQARAEQSYGGQNSSSGLSQVSHHEAFYPPVGIVGGCLNHEASPSCYQPKLLHAPGVLPVFSAHGPSVNSEYYIRIEEPVDCNMEPEYTMCSYSPDCQGSSGSFLTGSADSDEMMVCPTQAKILDPFWSADMHKSDVYDSNESSPAISLTMEPLLGQVADSSPLRPWESSHYVSYKDQDGGYYYEHTSPVDIEHYLMGGEMSTEQLYESWGSRSLRQALGELETPVGITPSFSSPIEEAYSDSYLDTTQTSILDKTVTGGYYDMMGSLRKTMPSHSRHNSHSVSINVETEGALFIGRRESDSEEEEEEDIFIERYTCNTWPSKHRHRNVVHPRRASQSGRQDTYVDFQYTMPSTDIEDSWPEERSLAFHSLPKSVNYLEQHQAKDSSCLSRHRATATLEGCEAFVYLCHQSETQGAPPRDCCHSHFVDPLTGMLVRGSNYCYAPNDYICDKVINISSNEEMINLSPAPGGPTVSKAALIKPEGGGDIYVDLRTHVAPCEETKKALLVTKPTIDQDMTQTSPPPAGNTHIMVVLTDPPSEKSQTGDSGLDRGCSSVSLTDILDCSDNEDDDMTDDITDIPSGIFADDASPAFKSLQKQVGTPDSMEAMEVPSAAGLCEGSSPASRPSCSPKAMDSGYDTENNESPEFVPKEPHEPRDQATTQLASLEEDEAQEISPEEEASFDDSQSRDHTLLPLSLETPHSDSAYFSDYENEHQSKNEEEQLHYKEEETPETNHGSRHREHSCPAQSGTLERADCDCDDLLDSSGGLEEWPSQEENLSLGDWAAEVVGAMEEALDALNGQPEEEEEEEEEEGEQFCQPPEKRPGIEVLHILPKDEVALQHAANTRRSSLSSPPPPSLVDGEEAVKEDDDSDDSDETDEELKTYSVQEEESEDESYVVPVVVCDDSHALKLRGLLKTQTLLNLHEELERKKRTVSFFDDVTVYLFDQESPTKELAAHGLPLATEGLGKYPERVSDDSSDGNVSEESAGLEWEDDFPLLPLPTSSATLDSPPHSGPAKAQETQPAVKFSRFTVSRFSITHVSDSDVDSVGGSSEDGDKE comes from the exons atgaggaggatgaggaagATGCTGATGCTGCTGACGTTTGCCGCGCTTTGGGACAACACCTGCGCCATGGACTCAG GTGGCGCCGCACCTGGCCAAGAGTGGCTGTGGTCTCTGGTGTCCGCCTGCGCCCTGGTCGGCCTGGTGGTCTTCACGCTGACCTGCTTGTGCTGCAAgaagaccaggaccaggaccaggaccaggaccaggaccggcTTCACG GAGTTCCACAATGTCCAAGATGGCGAGGACTTCCACGCTCACATGGCGCCGGACGGCCCGGATGTTTACATCCTGCCTCTCACCCAGGTGTCCCTGCCGGTCGCTAGGCAACCCGCTCTGCCGG TCCAACTCCAGAAATCTTCCAACCTGAGCCGCCACAATCTCCTGTACCTGAAGGAGATCGGAAATGGCTGGTTTGGGAAG ACGTCTCATCTCTTGAGTGTTGACAAGCAGATAAAATCTCCTTCTCTTCCTCGTTTATCACCATCATCTTCCACCTGTGTCTGCCATGATTTG GTTCTTCTGGGGGAGCTCAATCAGAACCTGCGAAGCAGTCAGGTGGTGGTCAAGGAGCTGAAGGCCAGTGCCAGCGTCAAGGAACAGATGTACTTCCTAGAAGAAATACAAGCTTACCG GGTGCTGCAGCACTCGTCTCTGCTGCAGTGCCTGGCCCAGTGCACTGAGGTCACGCCCTACCTGCTGGTCATGGAGTTCTGTCCACTG GGTGATGTGAAGGGTTATCTGCAAAGCAGCAGGTCTGCAGAGAGCGTCGCCCCCGAGCCGTTACTTCTCCAGCGAATGGCGTGTGACATCGCATCAGGACTTCTGCACCTGCACAAGCACAACTTCACTCACAG AGACCTGGCTTTGAGGAACTGCTTGCTTACAGCCGATGCTACAGTGAAGATTGGCGACTATGGCTTGTCCCACACCAAGTACAGG GATGACTACTTTGTGACATCTGATCAGACTTTTGTGCCCCTGCGCTGGATCGCACCTGAGCTGGTGGACGAGGTGCACGGAAATCTGCTGGTGGCCGAGCAGACCCAACAGAGTAACATCTG GTCTCTGGGAGTGACCATCTGGGAATTGTTGGAGCTGGGAAACCAGCCTTACAGCCATTATTCTGACCAACAAGTTCTGGCCTACGCCTTGAGGGAGCAGCAGCTGCGACTATCCAAACCGATGCTCAAAGTTCCTTTGGCTGAACGATG GTACGAGGTGATGCAGTTCTGCTGGCTCCCGCCTGATCAGAGACCCATCGCTGAGGAGGTCCATTTGCTGCTGAGCTACTTGTGTGCCAAAGGTGCCAGCGAGGCCAAAGATGACTTTGAGAGGCGCTGGAACTCCATGCGGCCCAGTGCCGGACACAACATTCGCAGCGGATCCCCGATGATGACGCGCGAGCAGCTTTCGTCCACCTCCTCCTCTTTCCCTCTGCTTGAACGATTCTCAGGCACTGACGGATACCACTCAGAGTCTGGGGATGACATTTTAACGATCACTGAGACCAGCCATGGCCTGAACTTTGAGTACAGGTGGGAGCAGGCCCGGGCAGAGCAGTCATACGGAGGCCAGAACTCCTCCAGTGGCCTCAGTCAAGTCAGTCATCATGAAGCATTTTATCCACCGGTGGGGATTGTGGGAGGCTGCCTCAATCATGAAGCTTCTCCTTCTTGCTACCAACCTAAACTTCTGCACGCTCCTGGTGTACTTCCTGTCTTTAGCGCCCACGGCCCATCAGTAAACAGTGAATACTACATCCGCATCGAAGAACCCGTAGACTGTAACATGGAGCCTGAGTATACCATGTGCTCTTACAGTCCAGACTGCCAGGGAAGCAGTGGCAGCTTCCTCACCGGCAGTGCAGACTCAGATGAAATGATGGTCTGCCCAACTCAGGCTAAAATCCTAGACCCCTTCTGGTCAGCAGACATGCACAAATCAGATGTCTATGACTCAAATGAGTCCAGTCCTGCTATCTCTCTGACAATGGAACCCCTTTTAGGGCAGGTTGCAGACAGCAGCCCTCTACGACCATGGGAGTCCAGTCACTATGTGTCCTACAAAGATCAAGATGGAGGTTACTACTATGAGCACACGTCACCTGTGGACATAGAACACTATCTTATGGGGGGTGAGATGTCCACTGAACAACTTTATGAAAGCTGGGGGTCAAGGAGTCTTCGCCAGGCATTGGGCGAGTTGGAGACCCCAGTGGGAATAACTCCGTCTTTCAGTAGTCCCATTGAAGAGGCCTACAGTGACTCTTACTTGGACACAACACAAACCTCAATCCTCGATAAGACAGTGACAGGAGGCTACTATGACATGATGGGCTCCCTGAGGAAGACCATGCCGAGCCACAGCAGGCACAACAGCCACTCGGTCAGCATCAACGTGGAGACAGAAGGGGCGCTCTTCATTGGACGCAGGGAGAGCGAttcagaagaggaagaagaagaggacataTTTATAGAGAGGTACACTTGCAACACATGGCCTTCTAAACATCGCCATCGCAACGTTGTGCACCCAAGACGAGCGAGCCAGAGCGGCAGACAAGACACCTATGTGGACTTTCAATACACAATGCCGAGCACAGACATCGAAGATTCCTGGCCTGAGGAGCGCAGCCTGGCCTTCCACAGTCTACCCAAGTCTGTCAACTACCTGGAGCAGCACCAGGCTAAAGACAGCAGCTGTCTGAGTCGACACCGTGCGACCGCAACCTTGGAGGGCTGTGAGGCCTTTGTCTACTTGTGTCACCAGAGTGAAACCCAAGGAGCGCCACCAAGAGATTGCTGCCACTCACACTTTGTCGACCCACTCACTGGCATGCTAGTCAGAGGCAGCAACTACTGCTACGCTCCGAACGACTACATCTGCGACAAAGTTATCAACATCTCGAGCAATGAAGAGATGATCAACCTTTCGCCGGCACCGGGGGGTCCAACTGTGTCCAAAGCTGCCTTGATCAAGCCTGAGGGCGGTGGAGACATATATGTGGATCTCCGAACACATGTGGCCCCTTGCGAAGAGACCAAGAAAGCGCTACTAGTGACAAAGCCTACAATAGACCAAGATATGACTCAAACATCTCCACCGCCTGCAGGCAACACGCACATCATGGTGGTCCTCACAGACCCGCCGTCAGAGAAGAGTCAAACAGGAGACAGCGGTCTCGATCGAGGCTGCTCCAGCGTAAGCCTTACGGACATCCTGGACTGCAGTGACAACGAAGACGATGACATGACTGATGACATCACTGATATCCCTTCAGGGATCTTCGCAGACGATGCTTCTCCTGCCTTCAAGTCACTACAGAAGCAGGTGGGAACACCAGATTCCATGGAGGCTATGGAGGTACCGTCTGCAGCCGGTTTATGTGAGGGTTCCAGCCCAGCCTCCCGCCCTTCCTGTTCCCCCAAAGCAATGGACAGTGGCTACGACACAGAAAATAATGAGAGTCCAGAGTTTGTCCCAAAGGAACCTCATGAACCCAGAGACCAAGCTACAACACAGCTTGCGAGTCTGGAGGAGGACGAGGCACAGGAGATATCACCAGAAGAAGAAGCATCCTTTGATGACTCCCAGTCACGTGACCACACCTTGTTACCACTGAGTCTGGAGACGCCACACAGTGACTCTGCCTACTTCTCAGACTATGAGAATGAACATCAGTCCAAGAATGAGGAGGAGCAACTGCACTATAAAGAAGAAGAAACCCCAGAGACGAATCATGGAAGCAGACATAGAGAACATTCTTGTCCAGCACAAAGTGGAACATTGGAAAGAGCAGACTGTGATTGTGACGACTTGCTGGATTCTTCAGGTGGACTCGAGGAGTGGCCATCGCAGGAGGAGAACTTGTCTCTTGGAGACTGGGCAGCAGAGGTTGTTGGAGCCATGGAGGAGGCTCTTGATGCCCTTAACGGACAgcctgaggaggaggaggaggaggaggaggaagaaggagAACAATTCTGTCAACCTCCCGAAAAAAGACCAGGGATAGAAGTCCTGCACATCTTACCCAAAGATGAGGTGGCCTTGCAACACGCGGCCAACACAAGAAGGTCATCTTTATCTTCTCCTCCACCTCCATCTCTTGTTGATGGGGAGGAGGCGGTCAAGGAGGACGACGACTCCGATGACAGTGATGAGACGGATGAGGAGTTGAAGACCTACAGTGTCCAAGAGGAGGAGAGCGAGGACGAGTCCTATGTGGTACCCGTGGTGGTGTGTGACGACAGCCACGCCCTCAAACTGCGAGGCCTCCTCAAGACGCAGACTCTGCTCAACCTCCATGAGGAGTTGGAGCGCAAGAAAAGGACGGTGTCCTTCTTTGATGATGTCACCGTCTATCTGTTTGATCAG GAGAGTCCTACTAAAGAGCTGGCTGCTCACGGACTCCCTTTGGCCACAGAAGGTCTCGGAAAATATCCTGAGAGGGTCTCTGACGACTCATCAGACGGGAACGTCTCCGAGGAGA GTGCAGGCTTGGAGTGGGAGGACGACTTTCCGCTGCTTCCGCTGCCAACGTCCTCGGCCACTCTGGACTCGCCTCCCCACTCCGGCCCCGCCAAAGCTCAGGAGACGCAGCCGGCCGTGAAGTTTTCTCGCTTCACCGTGTCCCGCTTCTCCATCACGCACGTCTCCGACTCGGATGTGGACTCTGTTGGAG GAAGCAGCGAGGACGGGGACAAGGAGTGA